From the Alkalibacter rhizosphaerae genome, one window contains:
- a CDS encoding YegS/Rv2252/BmrU family lipid kinase — protein sequence MDKQALLIYNPVSGTKGFAIHLDIFIHFMQVQGYEVHPIRSKGPDDFKAVFHRDNIKDYEAIFIAGGDGSVNMAIHEMLSMGLDIPVGIIPAGTVNDISYNLGIPQDILNAIKSLLNMKLERYDVGVVNGQYFMNSCGAGLFVDVAHTTDRDMKNMLGRVAYYLKGISEMPNFQGMDTLIETPEQTYEETLFLYLVINGQSVGGFRNLALEASMQDGLLDFIGIRECPMSELSIIFAQILMGNYKNNKNILYFKSDRIKIECVGTYCHNVTDVDGERGPSMPLNISMIKGGVQMFVPEKEPEPFDIVDMY from the coding sequence ATGGACAAACAGGCACTGCTGATCTACAATCCGGTCTCCGGTACAAAGGGTTTCGCCATTCACTTGGATATTTTCATTCATTTCATGCAGGTGCAGGGTTACGAGGTGCATCCGATCCGAAGCAAGGGACCGGATGACTTCAAGGCGGTCTTTCATCGAGACAACATTAAAGACTACGAAGCCATTTTTATCGCCGGCGGGGATGGATCGGTAAACATGGCCATACATGAGATGCTGTCCATGGGCCTGGATATTCCCGTAGGGATCATTCCTGCCGGGACCGTAAACGACATCAGTTATAATTTGGGGATCCCACAGGACATCCTTAATGCGATCAAGTCCTTGTTGAACATGAAGTTGGAACGATACGACGTGGGAGTGGTCAACGGACAGTACTTCATGAACTCCTGCGGAGCCGGTTTGTTTGTCGATGTTGCCCACACCACGGACCGGGACATGAAGAACATGCTGGGGCGTGTCGCCTATTACCTCAAGGGGATCAGCGAGATGCCTAACTTTCAGGGTATGGACACCCTTATTGAAACACCGGAACAAACCTACGAGGAAACCTTGTTTTTGTACCTGGTCATCAACGGGCAAAGCGTAGGCGGTTTTCGAAACCTGGCGCTGGAAGCGTCCATGCAGGACGGACTTTTGGATTTTATCGGGATCCGGGAGTGTCCCATGAGTGAGTTGTCCATTATTTTTGCACAGATCCTGATGGGGAATTACAAAAACAACAAGAACATACTTTATTTCAAAAGCGATCGGATCAAAATCGAATGCGTTGGGACCTATTGCCACAATGTCACCGATGTGGATGGAGAAAGAGGACCCAGCATGCCCTTGAATATTTCCATGATCAAGGGAGGCGTGCAGATGTTTGTGCCGGAAAAGGAACCGGAGCCTTTTGATATCGTGGACATGTATTGA
- a CDS encoding branched-chain amino acid ABC transporter permease, with translation MNRNNKKNYIVNLIAVAALYAILQLMMSNNIINRYYQGILVFICINVIVASSLNLTLGFLGQLALGHAGFMAVGAYASALLSIYFRTLELPVWLHLGLVLLFGGFVAAAIGYLIGLPALRLRGDYLAIITLGFGEIIRVVINNLKFTGGAQGLSGIPKLATFTNSYWIAVLTLALLYALLRSRHGRAIISIREDEIAAEAVGINTVRYKALGFTISAFFAGIGGGLFAHYMAYLDPMIFNFMKSVEIVVIVVLGGMGSLTGTILAATVLTSMPELLRGFAEYRLLIYSFVLVVMMIFRPQGIFGTAEFSLESMISSPKGFFKSVRKKASGDNGKGGNL, from the coding sequence ATGAATCGAAACAACAAGAAGAACTACATCGTCAATCTTATTGCTGTTGCAGCGCTCTACGCCATTCTTCAATTAATGATGAGCAACAATATTATCAATCGGTATTATCAGGGAATCTTAGTATTTATATGCATCAACGTTATCGTTGCCAGCAGTTTGAATCTGACTTTGGGTTTTTTGGGCCAGTTGGCGCTGGGTCATGCCGGATTCATGGCGGTTGGGGCATACGCTTCCGCACTGCTGAGCATCTATTTTCGAACCTTGGAGTTGCCGGTGTGGCTTCATTTGGGGCTGGTCCTGCTTTTTGGAGGTTTTGTGGCGGCAGCCATTGGCTATTTGATCGGATTACCCGCCCTTCGGCTTCGTGGCGATTACCTGGCCATCATCACACTGGGGTTTGGAGAGATCATCCGTGTGGTGATCAACAACTTGAAATTTACCGGAGGAGCCCAGGGGTTGAGCGGGATCCCAAAGTTGGCGACGTTTACCAACTCCTATTGGATCGCCGTCCTCACCTTGGCTTTGCTGTATGCCTTGCTTCGTTCCAGACACGGAAGGGCCATCATATCCATCCGGGAAGATGAGATCGCAGCAGAAGCAGTAGGTATCAATACGGTGCGTTACAAGGCACTTGGATTCACCATCTCTGCATTCTTCGCCGGGATCGGCGGCGGCCTGTTTGCCCATTACATGGCCTATTTGGATCCCATGATCTTCAATTTCATGAAATCCGTGGAGATCGTCGTTATCGTGGTCCTTGGTGGAATGGGAAGTTTGACGGGAACCATCTTGGCTGCTACCGTATTGACATCTATGCCGGAACTTCTTCGTGGATTTGCAGAGTACCGGCTGCTGATCTATTCCTTTGTATTGGTGGTCATGATGATCTTCCGACCCCAAGGCATTTTCGGTACGGCAGAATTTTCTCTGGAATCCATGATCTCTTCCCCAAAAGGATTTTTCAAGAGCGTTCGAAAGAAGGCTTCCGGAGATAACGGAAAAGGAGGCAATCTATAA
- a CDS encoding HAD family hydrolase yields MDMDLAVFDLDGTLVASLEGIQYSMNKVLMENDFPTHDLESYRLFVGDGLKMVVVRSLPLEYRDPKYIETLYAQLLDVYSSGYAFGMHLYPEMAEALDGLVERKIRLAVNTNKNQNIAQRIVDTYLKDWPILRVAGSLADRPKKPDPAGLLAIMTELKATAANTIYIGDTAVDINTARNAGVPCISVTYGFRTRQELMTAHPDILVDSPQKILQVIDKGISAFNDS; encoded by the coding sequence ATGGATATGGATTTGGCGGTTTTTGATTTGGATGGAACATTGGTTGCTTCCCTGGAGGGAATCCAATATTCCATGAACAAGGTCTTGATGGAAAATGACTTTCCCACCCACGATCTGGAGTCCTACCGATTGTTTGTCGGAGATGGTTTGAAAATGGTGGTGGTGCGTTCGCTGCCTCTGGAATACCGGGACCCGAAATACATCGAAACCTTGTACGCACAACTTTTAGATGTTTACAGCAGTGGGTATGCGTTTGGCATGCACCTCTACCCCGAAATGGCAGAAGCGTTGGACGGACTGGTGGAGCGAAAGATCCGGCTGGCTGTCAACACCAACAAAAATCAAAACATCGCCCAGCGGATCGTGGATACTTATTTGAAAGACTGGCCCATCCTCCGGGTTGCCGGAAGTTTGGCGGACCGACCCAAGAAACCGGATCCCGCCGGGTTGCTTGCCATCATGACCGAACTGAAAGCCACCGCTGCGAATACCATATATATAGGAGATACAGCCGTAGACATCAACACGGCAAGAAATGCAGGTGTTCCCTGCATCAGCGTTACCTACGGGTTTCGCACCAGGCAGGAGCTAATGACAGCTCATCCTGACATTCTGGTGGACTCTCCCCAAAAGATCCTCCAAGTCATCGACAAGGGGATCTCTGCCTTCAACGATAGTTGA
- a CDS encoding ABC transporter substrate-binding protein, whose product MKKKFLKVAVATMLIASMFTFAACGGSDNGDGGNGDAETIKIGAFGPLSGEVAAYGTAMTDSAKLAVEEINAAGGIDGKQIELFVYDTKADKAEAVNIYNRLRDQDEVVAIIGGTISGETLAVKELAIADNMPMLTPTATSADVTIGAPSIFRACFLDPYQGSAAAAFSVETLGAETVAVLYNSDDAYSEGIAEAYKAAVEAEGLEVVYYDAYTSEVRDFNTYLTQIQSAAPDIIFLPDYYNRIGLIATQMKDLGMEQIAVGVDGWDSVEIDYAEQVEGFFFVNHFAKDDPDPIVQNFIAAFQDAFDREPNALGALGYDAAYILAEAIKNAGSTDAQAIIDALADIEYTGVTGPIRFDDEGDAANKNIAIIKIVDGKHVLEEKISAK is encoded by the coding sequence ATGAAAAAGAAATTTTTGAAAGTTGCAGTCGCAACGATGCTGATCGCATCCATGTTTACTTTCGCAGCTTGTGGAGGATCCGACAACGGAGACGGCGGCAACGGCGATGCGGAAACCATCAAGATCGGTGCATTCGGCCCATTGTCCGGTGAAGTTGCCGCTTATGGTACGGCAATGACAGACAGCGCCAAGCTGGCAGTTGAGGAGATCAACGCTGCCGGAGGGATCGATGGAAAACAAATCGAACTTTTCGTTTACGACACGAAAGCAGACAAAGCGGAAGCCGTCAACATCTACAATCGGTTGAGAGACCAGGATGAAGTCGTCGCCATCATCGGCGGGACCATCAGTGGAGAGACCCTGGCAGTGAAAGAGTTGGCCATTGCTGATAACATGCCAATGCTGACACCCACCGCAACCAGTGCAGACGTGACCATCGGAGCGCCATCCATCTTTAGAGCCTGCTTCCTGGACCCATACCAAGGTTCTGCTGCAGCTGCGTTCAGTGTTGAGACACTTGGAGCAGAAACAGTAGCCGTTCTGTACAACAGCGACGACGCTTACTCGGAAGGGATCGCAGAAGCTTACAAGGCTGCTGTAGAAGCAGAAGGATTGGAAGTAGTGTACTACGATGCATATACCAGCGAAGTACGAGATTTCAATACTTATTTGACCCAGATCCAAAGTGCAGCTCCCGACATCATCTTCTTGCCGGACTACTACAATCGAATCGGTTTGATCGCCACCCAAATGAAAGACTTGGGGATGGAGCAGATCGCAGTTGGCGTAGACGGATGGGACAGCGTGGAGATCGACTATGCTGAGCAAGTGGAAGGATTCTTCTTCGTCAATCACTTTGCAAAAGACGATCCAGACCCCATCGTTCAAAACTTCATCGCTGCATTCCAGGATGCTTTTGATCGTGAACCCAATGCCTTGGGTGCTTTGGGATACGACGCAGCGTACATCTTGGCGGAAGCCATCAAAAACGCCGGGTCGACGGATGCACAAGCCATCATCGATGCTCTGGCGGACATTGAATACACTGGTGTGACCGGACCGATCCGATTTGACGACGAGGGCGACGCAGCCAATAAAAACATCGCCATCATCAAAATCGTCGATGGAAAGCATGTATTGGAAGAAAAAATTTCCGCAAAATAA
- a CDS encoding GNAT family N-acetyltransferase encodes MDLTIRPVEMNDAKEINDMRRMEGIMENILGLPSETVQNSQEYLNRMDAMRHQFVAVVKVDRNTEMVVGTVGLHVNPLPRKRHCGSLGIMVHREYQSMGIGTRLLETVIDLADNWLMLKRLELEVFSDNEKAINLYQKMGFEIEGIRRKAAIRNGRYADEMVMSRIRNEE; translated from the coding sequence ATGGATCTGACCATACGACCTGTAGAAATGAACGATGCAAAAGAAATCAACGACATGCGACGAATGGAAGGCATCATGGAAAACATTTTGGGCCTGCCCTCGGAAACGGTGCAGAATAGTCAGGAATATTTGAACAGAATGGATGCAATGCGGCATCAATTCGTTGCAGTGGTCAAAGTGGATCGGAACACGGAGATGGTGGTTGGTACTGTGGGACTCCATGTCAATCCGCTGCCACGGAAAAGACACTGTGGATCTTTGGGGATCATGGTGCATCGGGAGTACCAGAGCATGGGGATCGGAACCAGGTTGTTGGAAACGGTCATCGATCTGGCCGACAACTGGCTGATGTTGAAACGGTTGGAACTGGAAGTGTTTTCCGACAACGAGAAAGCCATCAACCTTTATCAAAAGATGGGCTTTGAGATCGAAGGGATCCGACGCAAAGCGGCCATACGCAACGGACGATATGCGGACGAAATGGTCATGAGCAGAATACGGAATGAAGAATAA
- a CDS encoding KamA family radical SAM protein yields the protein MQIQDLHSYDENRFEKLEASIEEYENVKGSIKTGMEDKEKIKRQKKRILEKFQATEEQWRDHKWQMAHRFETVEDIGDIIELSDEEKKQIEKVGETFRYAISPYYMALIDPDDPNCPIRKQAMPCHDELDETGMLDPMDEAGWSPVEGITRRYPDRLIIKVTNMCGMYCRFCQRRRMIGEHDVHVSKEVLVNAIEYVRDHDKIRDVLITGGDAFMLSDQSLDWLLGELRKIEHVEIIRLGTRTPVTLPQRITPELVNILKKYHPIYVNTHFNSQREITEESKEACEMLANAGIPLGNQMVLLNGVNNDPFIVRKLNQQLLKIRVKPYYIFHPKTVKGTSHFWVNMEEGMEIMESLRGRTSGMAIPTYIVNGSEGMGKTPIMPNYLLYMGKDKVVMRNWEGRPFQVENKK from the coding sequence ATGCAAATTCAAGACTTGCATTCTTACGATGAAAACAGATTTGAAAAGCTGGAAGCGAGCATAGAGGAATACGAGAACGTAAAAGGCTCCATAAAAACGGGCATGGAAGACAAGGAAAAAATCAAAAGACAAAAGAAGCGGATTTTAGAAAAATTTCAAGCAACGGAAGAGCAATGGCGGGATCATAAATGGCAAATGGCCCATCGCTTTGAAACGGTGGAAGACATTGGGGACATCATCGAATTGAGCGACGAGGAAAAAAAGCAGATCGAAAAAGTGGGGGAGACTTTTCGATATGCCATTTCGCCCTATTATATGGCATTGATCGATCCGGATGATCCCAACTGCCCCATCCGAAAGCAGGCCATGCCATGCCACGACGAACTGGATGAAACCGGGATGCTGGATCCCATGGATGAAGCCGGTTGGTCTCCTGTAGAAGGGATCACAAGAAGATATCCGGATCGACTGATCATCAAAGTTACAAACATGTGCGGCATGTATTGCCGGTTCTGCCAGAGACGAAGAATGATCGGAGAACACGATGTACACGTTTCCAAAGAAGTTCTGGTAAACGCCATCGAATATGTGCGAGACCATGACAAGATCCGCGACGTGCTCATCACCGGCGGCGATGCTTTCATGTTGTCGGACCAAAGCCTGGATTGGCTGTTGGGAGAACTGCGAAAGATCGAACATGTGGAGATCATTCGCTTGGGGACCAGAACACCGGTAACACTCCCACAACGGATCACACCGGAATTGGTAAATATTTTAAAGAAATATCACCCCATCTATGTCAACACCCATTTCAACAGCCAGCGTGAAATCACGGAAGAATCAAAAGAAGCTTGCGAAATGCTGGCCAATGCCGGTATTCCACTGGGCAACCAGATGGTGCTCCTAAACGGCGTCAACAACGATCCGTTTATCGTGCGCAAATTGAACCAACAGTTGTTGAAGATCCGTGTGAAACCCTATTACATCTTCCATCCGAAAACCGTTAAGGGAACATCTCATTTCTGGGTCAACATGGAGGAAGGGATGGAGATCATGGAGTCGTTGCGAGGACGGACATCCGGAATGGCCATACCCACGTATATCGTCAACGGCAGCGAAGGAATGGGGAAAACACCCATCATGCCAAACTATCTGCTTTACATGGGAAAAGACAAGGTGGTCATGCGAAATTGGGAAGGTCGGCCATTTCAAGTGGAAAACAAAAAATAG
- a CDS encoding cofactor-independent phosphoglycerate mutase, which produces MKLVTILVDGMADHKIPALGNKTPLEVALIPTIDHLAKHGEIGTVDTIPEGMSPGSDIANLSVMGYDPKRYHRGRSPLEAASMGVAMEETDVSFRCNLVTLTTEADYASRTILDHSAGDITTEEAAALVSEIKKKLDQEDLHFFPGFSYRHLILWNHGPEGYDLTPPHDILGQNIANHLPKGPSGKRLLSLMESSVAILENHPVNLERIKRGLRPANSIWIWGEGKKPSLDPIHEKYGVKGAVISAVDLIQGIGVLTGMEIIKVEGATGTIHTNFDGKCLAAIHALESGNDFVYVHLEAPDECGHQGDLDGKIRSIELIDEKIVKPIYQHLEKKGEPYRILILPDHRTPVALRTHTADPVPYVLYDSQQTINNDTHAFTEDAGSLGSHFPSGVALADHFFSPRT; this is translated from the coding sequence ATGAAATTAGTTACGATACTGGTGGACGGCATGGCCGATCACAAAATCCCAGCCTTGGGAAACAAAACTCCCTTGGAGGTGGCCCTCATTCCCACCATCGACCATTTGGCAAAGCATGGTGAGATCGGCACAGTGGACACCATACCGGAGGGCATGTCCCCCGGCAGCGACATCGCCAACCTTTCGGTCATGGGATACGATCCGAAACGATACCACCGGGGCCGTTCTCCACTGGAAGCTGCCAGTATGGGAGTGGCCATGGAAGAAACGGACGTAAGCTTTCGGTGCAATCTGGTGACTTTGACTACAGAAGCAGACTATGCTTCCCGCACCATTCTGGATCATTCTGCCGGTGATATCACCACAGAAGAAGCGGCCGCTCTTGTTTCCGAAATAAAAAAGAAATTGGACCAGGAAGATCTTCACTTTTTTCCCGGCTTCAGTTATCGTCACCTGATCCTATGGAACCATGGGCCGGAAGGCTACGATCTGACGCCACCCCACGACATCCTGGGACAAAACATCGCCAACCATCTGCCAAAAGGACCTTCCGGTAAAAGATTGCTGTCCCTCATGGAATCTTCCGTTGCCATTTTGGAAAATCATCCTGTCAATCTCGAACGCATAAAAAGAGGATTGAGACCTGCCAACTCCATATGGATCTGGGGGGAAGGAAAAAAACCGAGCCTGGATCCCATCCATGAAAAATATGGCGTCAAAGGGGCTGTCATTTCAGCGGTAGACCTGATACAAGGCATCGGCGTTCTAACCGGTATGGAGATCATCAAGGTGGAAGGAGCCACCGGCACCATCCACACCAATTTTGACGGAAAATGCCTGGCTGCCATCCATGCATTGGAATCCGGAAATGATTTTGTCTATGTCCATTTGGAAGCGCCGGATGAATGCGGTCATCAGGGGGATCTGGACGGGAAGATCCGATCCATCGAACTGATCGATGAAAAGATCGTAAAGCCCATCTACCAGCACCTTGAAAAAAAGGGAGAACCTTATCGAATATTGATCCTGCCCGATCACCGAACGCCGGTGGCTCTTCGAACCCATACGGCGGATCCGGTGCCCTATGTACTCTACGACAGTCAACAGACGATAAACAACGACACCCATGCTTTTACAGAGGATGCAGGTTCACTGGGATCCCACTTTCCCAGCGGCGTCGCCTTGGCCGATCATTTCTTTTCCCCTCGTACATAA
- a CDS encoding NAD(P)H-dependent flavin oxidoreductase: protein MKLPELVIGDLIAKIPIIQGGMGVGVSLSNLAAAVANQGGIGIISGVQTGFREPDFYTNNLAANVRAIQKEIRKAKELAPKGIIGVNIMTVATQYKELVEAAVREKVDVIIAGSGLPKDLPKYVEGTKTKIIPVISSGKAAKIMSKLWTRNHGYLPDAMILEGPKAGGHLGFAKEVITEGKTTLSTLLKEVLEAVHPFEKEYEKKIPIIVAGGIREGEEIAQYLKEGASGVQISTVLVPTVECDAHQKFKEAYVNADPEDAVIVQSPVGLPGRAIQNKFLDRIDKGRIPPVRCTNCIVPCDPKDTLYCISDALIVSVTGDTDNGLIFCGSEVGKTKEITTVEQVLKRLISEAERVFA from the coding sequence ATGAAGTTACCAGAATTGGTGATCGGTGATCTGATCGCAAAAATTCCTATCATACAAGGAGGAATGGGCGTTGGCGTATCCTTGTCCAACCTGGCTGCAGCGGTAGCCAATCAGGGTGGTATCGGGATCATTTCCGGTGTACAGACCGGATTTCGGGAACCGGATTTTTATACGAACAATTTGGCGGCCAATGTACGGGCAATACAAAAGGAAATCCGTAAAGCAAAAGAACTGGCGCCCAAAGGGATCATCGGCGTGAACATCATGACCGTTGCCACCCAATACAAGGAACTGGTGGAAGCTGCCGTCCGGGAAAAGGTGGATGTCATCATTGCCGGTTCCGGGTTGCCGAAAGATCTCCCAAAATATGTGGAAGGAACCAAAACAAAGATCATTCCCGTCATCTCTTCGGGCAAGGCGGCAAAGATCATGTCCAAGCTATGGACCAGAAACCATGGGTATCTTCCGGATGCCATGATCCTGGAAGGTCCCAAAGCCGGAGGGCATCTTGGATTTGCAAAAGAAGTGATCACCGAAGGGAAGACGACCTTGTCCACCTTGCTCAAAGAAGTACTGGAAGCCGTTCACCCATTTGAAAAAGAGTACGAGAAAAAGATCCCCATCATCGTTGCAGGGGGCATCAGAGAAGGGGAGGAGATCGCCCAATACCTGAAGGAAGGCGCCAGCGGCGTGCAAATATCCACCGTGCTGGTACCTACAGTGGAATGCGACGCCCACCAAAAATTCAAGGAAGCATACGTAAATGCCGATCCGGAAGATGCCGTCATCGTACAGAGTCCCGTAGGATTGCCGGGGCGCGCCATTCAAAACAAGTTTTTAGACCGGATCGACAAAGGGAGGATCCCCCCGGTGCGCTGCACCAACTGCATCGTTCCCTGCGATCCCAAAGACACACTGTACTGCATCTCCGATGCCTTGATCGTCTCCGTCACCGGAGATACGGACAACGGTTTGATCTTCTGCGGTTCGGAAGTGGGAAAGACCAAAGAGATCACCACAGTGGAACAAGTTCTGAAACGTTTGATTTCTGAAGCAGAGCGGGTTTTTGCATAA
- a CDS encoding GIY-YIG nuclease family protein encodes MYYIYVVRCADGTFYTGITTDLKRRLMEHNEGTASKYTRPRRPVRMVYSEKSEDRSSATKRELEIKSWNRKKKLELIETGILIHG; translated from the coding sequence GTGTACTATATTTATGTAGTTCGTTGTGCTGACGGAACATTTTATACGGGGATCACAACGGACCTGAAACGCCGTTTGATGGAACATAATGAAGGAACAGCTTCAAAGTACACACGACCCCGGAGGCCAGTACGAATGGTGTATTCAGAAAAGTCGGAAGACCGCAGCAGTGCAACAAAACGGGAATTGGAAATCAAGAGTTGGAATCGTAAAAAGAAATTGGAATTGATCGAAACAGGGATCCTCATCCATGGATGA
- a CDS encoding DUF2284 domain-containing protein, whose translation MNKENLESIFKELEFDEYKELVPEDIIISKDVFYQCERNTCGSFGTNHGCPPHAGSEEERKNRVFQYKNGYMLSMIVPIKTRKDMIESMEKVANRTKALRKAVSGEEILVMGAGPCTVCKTCTALEGKPCRFPEKIEYSMEGSGIDVVRMSMNLKMTYNAGAGNVGYFTLVLYNKV comes from the coding sequence ATGAATAAGGAAAATTTGGAAAGCATTTTTAAAGAATTGGAGTTTGATGAATATAAAGAACTGGTTCCGGAAGACATCATTATTTCAAAAGATGTCTTTTACCAGTGCGAAAGAAATACGTGCGGCAGCTTTGGAACGAATCACGGTTGTCCGCCCCATGCCGGATCGGAAGAAGAACGAAAAAACCGCGTTTTTCAATATAAGAATGGATACATGCTTTCCATGATCGTGCCCATCAAAACCAGAAAAGACATGATCGAATCCATGGAAAAGGTAGCAAATCGAACAAAAGCACTGCGCAAGGCCGTCTCTGGGGAAGAGATCCTGGTCATGGGTGCCGGCCCTTGTACGGTCTGCAAGACTTGTACCGCACTGGAAGGGAAACCCTGCAGATTTCCGGAAAAGATCGAATACTCCATGGAGGGAAGCGGCATCGATGTGGTTCGTATGTCTATGAATTTGAAAATGACGTATAATGCAGGTGCCGGCAATGTGGGTTATTTTACCCTGGTTTTGTACAACAAGGTGTAA
- a CDS encoding branched-chain amino acid ABC transporter permease, which yields MLFIQQMINGLQIGSIYAVIALGYTMVYGIIKLINFAHGEVMMMGAYFAFLAATAGMPIWAVFLISMVGSAVMGMVIERVAYKPLREAPRISALITAIGMSLFLQNLALVVFKADPKVMPRIIPSNPIMIGSLQISNITIITFIISVVFMILLTLFISKTKPGKAMRAVSEDKEAATLMGINANSTITLTFAIGSALASLGGILYALAYTQVAPTMGVLPGLKAFVAAVLGGIGIIPGAMIGGFILGFVETLAKAYISGRWADAIVFGILILVLSVKPTGILGKNVREKV from the coding sequence TTGCTTTTTATTCAGCAAATGATCAATGGGTTGCAGATCGGAAGCATCTACGCTGTCATCGCATTGGGTTATACCATGGTGTATGGAATTATCAAATTGATCAATTTCGCTCATGGAGAAGTCATGATGATGGGCGCTTATTTTGCTTTTTTGGCGGCAACGGCAGGAATGCCCATTTGGGCGGTATTTCTCATTTCCATGGTGGGATCCGCAGTGATGGGTATGGTCATCGAAAGGGTCGCCTATAAGCCTTTGCGGGAAGCCCCGCGAATTTCGGCGTTGATCACCGCCATTGGTATGAGTCTTTTTTTGCAGAATCTGGCTTTGGTCGTATTCAAGGCGGATCCTAAAGTCATGCCCAGAATCATTCCATCCAACCCAATAATGATAGGAAGCCTGCAAATCAGCAACATCACCATCATAACATTTATCATTTCCGTCGTTTTCATGATACTGCTGACCTTGTTCATTAGTAAAACCAAGCCAGGGAAAGCCATGCGTGCCGTCTCCGAAGACAAGGAAGCAGCCACTCTCATGGGGATCAATGCCAACAGCACCATTACCCTGACTTTTGCCATCGGTTCTGCCCTGGCTTCATTGGGTGGGATCCTATATGCGTTGGCCTATACCCAAGTTGCACCCACTATGGGTGTATTGCCGGGTTTGAAAGCTTTTGTTGCGGCAGTACTGGGAGGGATCGGCATCATTCCGGGGGCCATGATCGGTGGATTTATCCTGGGGTTTGTGGAGACTCTTGCGAAAGCGTATATTTCCGGCCGATGGGCGGATGCCATCGTTTTTGGGATCCTGATTTTAGTATTGTCCGTAAAACCTACCGGTATTTTGGGCAAGAACGTTAGAGAGAAGGTGTGA
- a CDS encoding ABC transporter ATP-binding protein, with protein sequence MALLDVKNLTIKFGGLTAVDGFEISIEENDLVGLIGPNGAGKTTVFNMLTGVYLPTEGEIRLNGVSVVGKKPYDIIELGAARTFQNIRLFKDLTVVDNVKIAYHNHMGYNVLQGIFRLPMYWKEEKQAQEYALEMLDIFDMKMYADTLAKNLPYGKQRKLEIARALATKPKILMLDEPAAGMNPYETKELMETIHFIRDKFNIAILLIEHDMSLVMGICENITVIDYGKIIARGKPDEIKSNPDVIKAYLGE encoded by the coding sequence ATGGCGCTTCTGGATGTAAAAAACCTTACCATAAAATTCGGCGGTTTGACCGCTGTAGACGGATTTGAGATTTCCATCGAAGAAAACGACTTGGTTGGTTTGATCGGACCCAACGGAGCCGGAAAAACCACGGTCTTCAATATGCTTACTGGTGTTTATTTGCCGACGGAAGGGGAGATCCGCCTCAACGGTGTATCGGTAGTGGGCAAAAAGCCCTACGACATCATTGAACTGGGGGCTGCCCGAACCTTTCAGAACATACGGTTATTCAAAGACTTGACAGTGGTGGACAATGTGAAGATCGCCTACCACAACCACATGGGATACAATGTATTGCAGGGGATCTTTCGATTGCCCATGTACTGGAAGGAAGAGAAGCAGGCCCAGGAGTATGCGCTGGAGATGTTGGATATTTTCGACATGAAAATGTATGCAGATACCCTGGCGAAAAACTTGCCGTACGGGAAACAGCGAAAACTGGAGATCGCCCGCGCCCTGGCCACCAAGCCGAAAATTTTGATGTTGGACGAACCGGCGGCAGGGATGAATCCTTACGAAACCAAGGAATTGATGGAAACCATCCATTTTATCCGGGACAAATTCAACATCGCCATATTGCTGATCGAGCACGACATGAGTCTGGTCATGGGGATCTGTGAAAACATCACCGTCATCGACTACGGCAAGATCATTGCAAGAGGAAAACCGGATGAAATCAAATCCAACCCGGATGTTATCAAAGCGTATCTGGGAGAATAG